One Gossypium hirsutum isolate 1008001.06 chromosome A08, Gossypium_hirsutum_v2.1, whole genome shotgun sequence genomic window, GTtgtgttctccgataaaaaaataACGCCTTTCTCGGTGTCAtagacctcaccatcatagtaaataacatcactaatacgttcactcatcttcaatttctattcttctaaacttctttaattttttttgctgtaacttatgcaacatgaaaaataaaatttggctcatttatagtcTAAGGCCAAACaaaaactactgtagaaaaagagtaTCCACGTGGgagtttttttagtaattttgctaacagtgcatcctgcttgaagcatttttgatactaaaaattactttttcaggaactactgtagaaaaagagtaTCTACGTaagagcttttttcagtaattttgctaaTAGTGCATCCTGCTTAAAACGTTTTTGACCCTATTTTTTCAgaaccgtcttctcaaaattattttttcaggaactactgtagaaaaagagcatccacatgggagcttttttaagtaattttgttGACAGTGCATTCTGCTTGaagtgtttttgacactattttttcaaaatcgtcttcacaaaattattttttcagaaactactgtagaaaaagagcgtccacgtgggagctttttttagtaattttgctgacagtgcatcctgtttgaagcgtttttgacattatttttttagaactgtcttctcaaaattatttttttttccaaaaactactatagaaaaatagcgtccacgtgggagtttttttcagtacttttgctaatagtgcatcttgcttgaagcgtttttgtcACTGTTTTTTTAgaaccgtcttctcaaaattaatttttcagaaactactataaaaaaacaaaatccatcttgtcaatataattttttcaagactcaaccctaaacccttttacaaaaaccctaaaacctaaacacaaaattattttaaaaagttctaaaccctaatttaattaattttctaaaaaaccctaaacctaatttatttattttttaaattcctaaaccctaatttattttttaaaatccttaaaccctaaataaataaattcctaaattattttaacaaaaacctaACCTTAAAccactaaaaccctaaactcataAACCCTAGGCACTAAAATACAAATAGCCTTAACCTTAGAAAAACACGGGCTAAAGTGTGTCCTTGAAGGAGcgcttttgccatgtcagcaaagcgcgtccacgtcagtgcATTTTTTGCTGACATAGAAAAAGCGCTCCCTCAAGGCCGCTCTTTCTGGAATTTCCCCTTAAAACACTCCTACGTGGAcgtgtttttatatttttggcccattccagtaaataataaataaagtgaCCAATTTCCGTAAATAAAATAGGGAATGGCCTTTCTTTGTTAAATGTTCctaaaaatgaaattaagtaaatttaattttcaaatctttgataatatataatttcacaataaatcatttgttttttcttttaacttttatcatttttaaactaTCTAttgaatttctttctttctttttgaagtcAAAAGGAGAGGGGCTGAGCCCTACAAAACTACAAATCAGTCAACATTGGCATCACTATAAGAAACATTACCCAGGTGGTTTACTAAGAAGTGGATGTGTAAATTTTTTGATTCAAAAATCATCGGCAACCTTGTAAACATGATTGAATCGGACTAGCCACTCTCTGTTACAAAGCTGTTAATATCATCTCTCTTCAGTCTCACATGAGGATGAACAAGAATTCCAcattgattttatttgtttttctggAGTTGATTGTCTTACATATAAGCATTCAATCTAGTGTTACCTAAGAAACATACctaattaaacaacttttgtcGTTGCTTTGGTGCATGTACAGAACAGAGCAtacaaaagaaaatggaaaggctTCACTATTCAATGTAGATGTATGTatatagaacaaaaaaaaaaaaaaggaggaaatTATTTGGCCTTGGAACTACAGCGCGAAGGAATGTAAGTTCCATTCAAAGGATGGAAACGCAACTGGCAGTCGAGACGACACAAGTACCTAACTGAACCCAGGCTCCCTATTCGCCATCTCACCCTGCTACTGCCTTTCAAATCGAATATAATCAAATCTTTCTTCAAACCCGCGTCCACATCCTCTGCTTGATCTGGTCTTAAGGGTATGGGTGAAGATGGcactacataattaaaatcaACCGAACTGTTCTTACCTACTTCAAAGGGTGGTGCGACCAGCTGCGCTACCACTTCCCTATTCAAGCTTAGGCTGTAACTCGAATCCGAGAAGCTTGCATGCGCCTTTTCGTTCCCATTCTTGGCTCGAATTAGTATGGTTACCTGAATTTCCAGAATACCCGCATAATCAATCTGGATATGGTCAAGGTAAGCATCCATGACGCTGACGTACGGCACCCTGGGATGTATAACTAAGTATCCTATGAAGGTAACGATGCCTCCTATGATGACTGCTATGGTCAAGACGGTGCAGATGATAGCACCACACCACACCAGCGGATGGGTTGCTCGTTCCCGACTAGTTGAGAACTTTGATTTTGGGGCCATTTGGTTGGGAGTGTCTGATCATCAATCAGTGTCAACATTCGGAGGATTTTTCTTCTTTAAGTTATGGTTTTAGGAACACAATTGAAGTAATATACTGGGAGGGGTATGGATGCTCTGTTTTAGGCGTCTCAAGATTGGCAAGATATAAATTAGCTCTAATTGGCAGGGAAGTATCTTCCTTTCCTACATCTAAAGCGTGTATACTCTAATAGCAATAACAACTCTATTAAGGAATCTAAGGTCACTTTATCTCTTATAAAGTCAAAACTAAATAGCTGTAGCTAGGCCACGCAAACATGGGCTTGCCTTTATATATATCTTGACGCAGTATTGCACCATCCACATCCATCCATTTATCTAGACCAGAAAACCCTTTTACTATACTTTACTATACTCTATATTgcattttaatttctctattaaaaaataggtaaattaatttttatacgtTAGATTAGTAGAAAAAATGATCCCTTCGTTTAGATTTGTtgtttatatataaggtataataacaaatttagccctcaatctTTACACGTTTATTCAATTTGacctctatttttttattaaaaataaattataactttttaaaactaATAAGGCTAAAAGGtcaaaaagtatatatttttttcatatcaaGAATCAACCTAGACTCGTTCAagatgtaattttttattattaattttatatatttttagttttttaatgttattattttgaaattcagaaaaatataaattaaaaaattaaaaaaaaaacatttaacttAATAGGAAAGTATAAAATGCAGAGTGAATTTAGATGTGGTTCTTTTAGCAATTTTAtcgatttatatatatatattataaatttctaattttttatatttatatatttttataaatttataattggttttagatttatatattattttttgaataaaggaTGTAGGCATTGGCCCAAAACCATGCAAACTTAAACAAATGCAATTTGCAAAACAGAGGGATCTAAAATGTCTCTCGCTTTGCAAGCGTAGCTTCCAAATCAGAGTAAGATACATGAAAATTGTGAAGAATacgttcaatttttttttaaaatcttataagGATCAGTATCgttatcttttaataaaatttatataatttattaaatttttttataaatattttttaaaattttatgatttttaataatttttaaattttaaaaagacttaattgattttttaaatttcttactAAGGCCTTTTTTGATCTTTTAGTcttattagtttcaaaattttctacCTTACTTTCAAGAAAAGGGTATGGGTCAAATTCAATAAATGTGTAGAGGTTGAGagctaatttattattataccttatGTATAAACACCAAATTTTGACGAATGGATTGTTTTGTCTACTAATCTAACTTATAAAGGCTAATTTGCacattttttcaataaaaagactaaaatgcaATCTAAAATATAGTACAAAGAGTTTTATAATACTTTCACCATAGAATTTATATATACACTAGTGCATGCAGGAGATTACAAAgtgtataaattaattataatcctaaaagttatgaaaatctatcaaaatttgaatttaataataaattatttaataaataaatttgaacaatttaatatgtataaatggtaatattgattataattataaaacaatccATGtgcttttaattaataatattgttaattagaGATGTATGAGtttattgtatttaaattaaaagatatatttaattaatttatattcttttataaggtaattatttgatatatgagtGGTTAAAAATTTTTATTCCATAAGCAGGGCTAAAATTTTACTACatgtcttattattattttttaattctttaaataaaaaataaccatttGTAAACTTTAAGTGCACTCTATTAGAATCACCATAATTTATTTGCAAAATCGAAGTACTAGTATAGAATCTTAGTATTAGTATTGCATTATAATCACTGCCATTCAGATTTATAAATAGTAAAGAAGTGAACTATGTGAGTAGTATTAGTATTGTATTATAATTACCACTACTCTTATTTATAAATAGTGAAGAAGTGAGCTATCTAGTCAATGTGATATTAAGATtaactttttaatgaaaatattgaagaaaTTGTCACGTATTTATATTGTAGGTATGAGCATGAAAGTGTTCTCTAGCCAATGAGAttataattaactttttaaagaattaaaattaatttttttaatttgttggttTGTAAAAAAATACTTACTTGATAGTCGTGTAACTAAAAAATATGACttgtaatgaacttaaatttatcaaaataattttaatcgtattaaaaattaaaaaattaaattcctaaaactaaattttgaattatatgaatttataaattaaaaaattgaaacaaaaccaaaaatataataaatccaAAATTAGGATTCAATTTTTTTAGCTTGAAGATAGGACCGGttacaaagttaaaaaaaattgggcCTCAAAATTTGGGAAGCCCAAAGgttacaaaacccaaataaaacCCAAAAGTATATTCGATTGGTTCCACCagtttttgacttttttttttgaactttaattAATTCTTTGGTTATATAGAACCACTGAAATATCAAATCTTCAATTTCATCTGGTTGGCTAAGGGaaatttattaaacttttataaaaataaaatttaatttaatgtgttattttttttcatattcttaTAAACTAGTTCAACTAAGGATGGCACtagttaattataaaaatttttatattattttcaaagtaaattatatgattatatgaatgtttttgtctttttatatttttataaatcaataaaaatttattcataatgAGATTTGGACTAGACTTGCTTATGGGTTGGGGCCGGTTGGTCTGCCCAAAATAggagagggtttgggcaaaaaatataggctcaaataatgggcttggataaaaaaataaggcccatttaaAAAAGGGCCGGGCCTCTGGTATGACATTTTTTACCTAGGCCCGGCCTGAATTCACTGAAGgacaaaaaaatatgttttttaatattattttcttattgttttctccctattttgctaccattttactataatgttgctactattttgttgttattgtttgaatattgtataaaacttattttattgttaattttgttattattttaaaggtatttgttagttttgttattattttagagacatttgcttgttaaattgcatctatcttagtgttatttaagtatatatttttaaaatttattttcaatctgttgggaaatatttattttgatatttttagtatttttgatgtattaaatatattttaaaattatataaaaattaatatgggcaggCTGGGTCGGGcccgggttttagcatttttatttgggttggGCTTAAGTataattttaggcccattttttgggtcgGGCTGGGCCCTGGCCTagtaaatgggcctaaatttttagttgaaccTAGCCCGAACCTGGCCCAGccgacccatgcacacctctaatttGGACCCaatacatcatatatatatataaaacattttcatttatcatttgCACTAAAACAAATTTCTGATTCTATATGaaactttaataaatatatttgttctATATTTGCGTATATTAATTatgttgttgattgagttggtgttacaAGTTAACTCGACACTGACTCAATATTCATGATaacaccatgataaacaattgtattcatttagtattcttaacTTGATgcatttatgtgtttaaattttaatttactcacaatttaatataGGGGAGAGCAAAATCCAATTTGATTcgaaaaacttaataaaaaattc contains:
- the LOC121204501 gene encoding uncharacterized protein; amino-acid sequence: MAPKSKFSTSRERATHPLVWCGAIICTVLTIAVIIGGIVTFIGYLVIHPRVPYVSVMDAYLDHIQIDYAGILEIQVTILIRAKNGNEKAHASFSDSSYSLSLNREVVAQLVAPPFEVGKNSSVDFNYVVPSSPIPLRPDQAEDVDAGLKKDLIIFDLKGSSRVRWRIGSLGSVRYLCRLDCQLRFHPLNGTYIPSRCSSKAK